Part of the Pseudomonas sp. Leaf58 genome is shown below.
AAGCGCGATCAAACCCCAGTTGCGCGATGCCTTGGGCCGCGTCGCAGCGGACCATGGCCGGCGCGACCTGGGTCACGATGGGTTCGGCAGCCATGGCGATTCGGCCGCAGGCAAAGCCGCTGAGGTAGTCAGGCAAATGGCCGAAACCAACTTCGTGTTGGCCATGGGCCTGGGCGGATACCGTGGCGTTGGCAAGCGCCGAGGCTACGGCGTAGCTGGTGCCGTGGGCCAGGCAGAGCTGTTGGGCCAAGGTGGTGGCAGCGGTCAGAGACAAGCGCTTGTTGGGTTTGTCATCGTCCATGGTGGCGTCAGTGTTCTCGGGTTGTAGGTGTGCCGCAGCTTGTGCACCTGCAGGAGCGGCGAAAGCCGCTCCAACAAGATTTGGCGGATTCAGTTGTTACGCTTTACTGAATCATCCTCGGCTCACCCACCTGCGCCGCCTCGCGGGCCAGGCCAAACTGGGCAAGGATTTCAGCGATTTCCCCCGAGGCATGCAAGGCCTGGATGTTGTTGCCCAGTGCTTCGCCCAAGGCAGTGTTGGCCTTGGTGTACGGGAAGGCGCTTTGCCCAGGCTCAAGCGTGGCCTTGACCCGTTGGTCGGGCTCGGACACCTTGATGCTCTTGCCGGGGTACGCGCCCTTTTGCTGCGCAGAAACCCCCACCGCAAAGCTGTCCGCACCAACCTGGATGCGCTTGGACGCCAGGTCTTGGGCCATGGCCACCGGGTTCGGGTAGAGCACCAGATTATCGCCAAAGGCCTTCTTCAAATCGTCCACCCACAGGTAGCCTTGCACGGTGCCGATGCGCTTGCCGTCCAGTTCGGAGATCTTCGAGTAACCCTCATCCGAAATAATCCCCATCACGTCCAGGTACAACGGGGCCGACAAGCCCAACGCCTTGCTGCGCTCGGCCGTGCGGTACCAGTCACCGATGCCGACATCGGCGCGCTTTGCTACCACCGCCTGCACCACCGCTGCGGTGTCCACCACCATGGTCTTGACCTTCAGGCATTCGCGTTCGGCGATGCGCTTGATAATCTCGCCATCGACGCCGCTCAACTGGTTGTTCGGCCCCGGTATCGAGTAAGGCGGGAAGACATAAGCCGCCACGGTCAGCACGCCCGGCGTAATGGTTTCAAACTGGTTCGCCGGGGTGCATTCGGCCAGGGCGTACGGCGCGCCGGCCAGGGTCGAACACAACAACATCCAACGGGTAAAGCGTTTGAATGAGCGGGTCATGACGTCACCTTTGCAATAAGAGAGCAGCAGCCGAAAACGGCGTGAGTGGCATTTGTTGTTAGGGCTGGCTGGGTGCCAGTCTTTTTTCCAGCGCTGCCACGCCCAGGGTCGCCGGAGCACAGACAGCGGCATACATCAAACCGGCCAGGATCAGCACTGGCATGTATTCAAACGTGGAGGAACCAATGGAGGACGCCCGGCTGACAATTTCTGGCAGGGCGATGGTGAAACACAGCGACGAAGCTTGGAACATCATGATCGAGAACCCCAGCAACGACGGCAGCGCTACCCGCAAGGCCTGAGGCAGGATCACAAAACGCAGGGCGTCGAACCGGTTGAGGCCGATGACCTCTGCAGCCTCGGTTTGCCCTGGGGCCACCGCCTCGATACCACCGCGAATGATTTCACTGGTGTAGGCCGCCGTGCAGTACGCCATGGCCAACACCGCAGCCCAGAACGAGGTCAAAGTGAGGTTGACGCTGGGCAAGCCAAAGTAAAAATACTGCAGCAGGATTAACACCGGCGCCCCGCGCCCCAACTCCACAATGACCAAAGATGGGTAACGTACCCAGCGGCTCGGGGCCGAGACGCTAAGCGCCAGCACCAGCCCGAAGACAATACCCAGGCCCAGGCTCACCGCCGTGACCTGCATCGACAGCACAAAGCCTTTCCACAACTCCGGCAGCCATTGCGCCCACATCGTCAGCAGTTCGCTCATCGGGCAATCCTCTGTTTCAACGTGGCCGAGAGCCAACGGGAGAACAAGGCCACCGGCACGCTGAGCACCAGGTAAACCAGCGCCGCTGTGCTGTACACGCTCAGGCCCTGAAAGGTTTGTTGTGAAACCTGATAGGCCTGGAAGCTGACATCGCCAACGCCAATGGTCGAGGCCACCGCCGAATCCTTAAGCAGGCCAATGGCGTAGGTGGCGGAGGTGGGGATGGCGATGCGCACCAACTGCGGCAACACCACATCGAAAAACCGTTGCGATGCCGACAGGTTAAGCACATAGGCGGCTTCGAATTGCCCGGGGGGAATCGCCGCAAACGCACCGCGGTACACCTCGGACATGTGCGCTGCGGTAATCAGCCCCAAGCCAACCACTGCCGCGGTAAACGGCGACAGGCTGATATAGCCGCCACCGATGCCAAAGAAGATGAAAAACAACCAGACAATCGGCGGAATGGAGCGCAGGGTCAGCACCAGCATCGCCGCCAGAAAACGCAGGGGCTTGACCTTGGACAGGCGCAGGGCGCAAATCGGAAAGCCCAGCACCACACCGACGCAGAAGGCGAGCACGGTGACCGCAATGGTCCACGGCACACCGTTCAACAGCATCATCAGGATGTCTTGCATTAGCGATTCCTCACGGCCTGGAGGAACTGGACCACCCGTTCATGCTCGGGCTGGCGCATCACTTGCTGGCTCGGGCCCTGCTCGATGATTCGCCCCTCGGCCATCACCACCACGCGGTCGGACACGGTTTCGGCAAAGTGCATTTCGTGGGTTACGACGATCATCGACATGCCTTCGCTGGCAAGCTCTTTCATCACCGCCAGCACCTCCAAGCCCAGCTCGGGGTCCAGCGCCGAGGTTGGCTCATCGAACAGCATCAGTTCAGGGTCCAATGCCAGGGCGCGGGCGATAGCGATCCGTTGCTGCTGGCCACCGGAGCAGCGCGCCGGGTAATGCTGGGCCTTGTCGGCCAAGCCGACGCGTTCGAGCAGCTGCATGGAGCGGGCATCGGCTTCTTTGGCGCTGCGGCCCAAGGTACGGATTTGCGCCAGGCTGACATTGCGCAGCACGGTCAGGTGCGGAAACAGATTAAACGACTGGAACACCATGCCAATGCGCCGGCGCAGCTTCAGCAGCTCTGCACGGGGCAAGCTTTGGCCGGCTTCGATGTGCACGCCATCCATACTCACCCGGCCCTGGGTGGGCGGCTCCAGCTGATTGATACAACGCAGCAAGGTGCTCTTGCCCGAACCACTTGGCCCAATAATGGCCACCACCTCGCCCTTGCGCATTTCAAAACACACATCGTGCAGCACGGGGTAGGGGCCAAACTGTTTATGAATGCCCTCCAGGCGCAAGAACGGTTCGGCGCTGGCCGCAGGGCGCGGCACCAAGGCGGGCGCGGTTTCGATCACGGTGATACTGCTCATGGTTTTGCTCCAGCTATCGATCGCCGTCGACTAAGGGCGTGCGCGAAAGTTTTATCGGCCCATTGGCGCTGATCAGCACCTGTTCTTCAAGCTTCACCCCTTCGCCACCGCCTTGTTCACCGATGTAACTTTCCACCGACACCACCATGTTTTCCTCGAACAGGCCGTCGTAACCCCACTCGGCGAAATCCACGGCGTAGGCGACGCTGGGGTACTCGTCGACCAAGCCGACGCCATGCAGCATCATCATGTAGCGGTTGTGCTCAAAGCGCTTGGGCACCGGCCAGCAGTGTTCGGCAAACTCGCGAAACGACAGGCCCGGGCGCAGCAGCTCGACGTTGTGGTTGATCTGCTGCGAGGCGATTTCCAGCAAGTCGCGCTGGGCCGTTGTCGGCGCCTTGCCGGGGCAGACGAAGCTGCGAGAAATATCCGAAAGGTAACCACCGGGCCCGACCATGTCGGTGTCAAAACACACCATCTCACCGGCTTGGATGACCTTGTCGGTGGCGTCTTGGAACCACGGGTTGGTGCGCGGCCCGGAGCTGAGCAAGCGGCTTTCGGCCCATTCCCCGCCGTGCGCGACATTCGTCCCGTGCATGATGCTCCACAGCTGGTTTTCAGTGACCCCCGGCACCAGGCTGGCGCGCATCCGGGCTATCGCCAGATCGCACACGCCCATGGACACCTGGTGGCTGGCGACCTCTTCCGCCGACTTGATCAAGCGTGCCTGCTCCATCAACGGCTGCGCATCGAACAGCTCAATGCCCTTCTGGGTCAGGCGCTGCGCGCCCCAAGGGTCACAACGGTCCACCGCCAAGCGGCGGTTGCCGCCACCATGGCGAGCCATCAGCTCCGCCACCTCCTGGGCCCAGCGCTCGGCTTTTTCCTGCACGCGGGGGCCGGCCAGAAAATACAGCCAGGGAATCGCCGGGCGAATTTCATCGATGGCTTCGACGTGCTCGCTGTTGTGCCGGCTGCTGGTGAACTCGAACAACACCACCGGGCCGTCGGTGGCCACGAATACATAGCGGCTGGGCGAATGCATCACCCACAAACCGAGGTTGTTGGTGTCGGTGGCATAGCGAATGTTGATCGGGTCGGCCAACAGAATGCCGGCGTAATCGTGGGCGCGCAGTTGCTCGCGAATACGCCCCAGGCGGTAGTGACGCAGGGCTTTGCGGTCGATGGCGGTATACGCATCGAGTAACGCCGTGTCGACCGGCGCCAGGGCATGGTCAGTGACCTTGGCATCGCTGCGAAAGTGCAGGTCACGTTCGGTTAACGCAGTGAGCAGCTCAATGGAATCAGAACCCGTATGCATGCAACAACCTCCGCTGGGAAGAGTTTGATGTTCATCAAATTCAATCAGGCCAACTGTCGGGGCAGTAACTAAAGGCTTCTAAATCAGGTGACGGCTGTCTTTATTGTTGTGGGTGAAACACCGCAGCTACAGGTCCTTAACCAGCCGCAGGGCATCGTAGATGGCTGCATGGGTATTGCGCGACGCCACGGCATCACCAATGCGGAACAACTGGAAGCGCCCTTCGGGGTTGCTCGCAACGGTTTGCGGCTTGCCGACAATCAGGTCCATGTACTCCACGGCGCCTTCGTTGCTGGCTAAGGGTTTGAGTTCGAAATACAGCTCGTCCAGCGGCCGGGTGCCGTGGTTGACCACCACCTGATCCACCAGGCGGGTTTTAGTCAGGTCGCTGTAATCGGTGCCGATCGTAGCCAGCAATTGGTCGCCTTGTTGCACCACCGCCTTGAGCCGGTAGGTGACGGTAAAGGTGGTGTCCAGCTGCTGCAACGAGCGCATGTAGGGCACCAGGTTCATGCCCATGACTTCTGGCGCGAACGAGCGGTCGGGGGTCATGATTTCAGTCTTGGCGCCACTGCGGGCGATGAATTCGGCGGCTTGCAGGCCGGCATGGTCGCCTGCATCGTCGTACACCAGCACATTGCGCCCAGGCTTCACGTCGCCAGAAATAATGTCCCAGCTTGAAACCAGCAATTGATTGCCATGTTCCAGTACTTCGGTGTGCGGCATGCCGCCGGTCGCCACGATCACCACGTCGGCATTTTCATCCAGAACCATCGCGGTGTCGGCCCAGGTGTTGAAGTGGAACTTCACGCCAAGGCGCTCGCATTGCGCCATGCGCCAATCGATGATGCTGATCATTTCTTTGCGCCGCTCGGACTGTGCGGTCAGGCGAATTTGCCCACCGGGTTTGTCCGCCAGCTCATACACCACCACCTCGTGGCCGCGCTCGCCTGCCACCCGTGCCGCTTCCAGTCCACCCGGGCCGGCGCCGACAATTACCACTTTGCGCTGCTTGGCCGCCTTGGGTATTTCATGCGGCATGGTGGTTTCACGCCCGGTCGCGGCGTTGTGAATGCAGTAGGCAGCACCGGCGTTGTAAATACGGTCCAGGCAATAGTTGGCGCCCACGCAAGGGCGAATATCGTCTTCCCGGCCTTCGATGATCTTGCGCACGATGTGCGGGTCGGTCATGTGCGCGCGGGTCATGCCGACCATGTCGACCAAGCCCGAGGCAATCGCATGCCGCGCGGTGGCCACGTCGGGAATTTTTGCTGCATGGAAGGTCGGGAAGTCGGTCAGCGCTTTGATTTCGCCGGCAAAGTCCAGGTGCGGGGCATTGCGCATGCCCTGGATCGGGATGATATCGGTCAGCCCGGCGTCGGTGGCGATGTTGCCGCGAATCACATTAAGGAAGTCGATCATGCCACTGTCTTTCAACAGCTGGGAAATCTGCAAGCCTTCCTCTTTTTGCAGGCCGCCAGCGAGCACTTCGTCGCCGGTGTAGCGAATGCCGACGATAAACTCCGGGCCCACGCGTTGGCGAATGGCCGTGAGCACATCGAAGGTAAAGCGCAGGCGGTTTTGCAGCGAGCCGCCGTATGGCCCGTCCAGTTCGTTGGTCAGTGGCGACCAAAACTGGTCCATCAAATGGCCGTAAGCTTGCAGTTCGATGCCGTCCAGGCCAGCGGCTTTCATGCGTTCGGCGGCATCGGCGTAGTCGCGAATGATGCGGTCGATGTCCCAGTGTTCCAGCTGCTTGGGGAAGGCGCGGTGGGCGGGTTCTTGATTGTGCGAGGGCGACACCACCGGTAGCCAGTCGCCTTTGTCCCAGCGGGTACGCCGGCCCAGGTGAGTGAGCTGGATCATCACCGCCGCACCGTGTTCGTGGCACTCGTCGGTGAGGTCTTTCATCCAGCCGACCACTTCGTCCTTGTAGGCCAGAATGTTGTTGAACACCGGCGGGCTGTCACGCGAGATCGCGGCGGAGCCAGCAGTCATGGTCAGCGCGACACCGGCTTTGGCACGTTCAACGTGGTAGGCCCGGTAAAGCTTTTTCGGCATCCCGTCTTCGGGGTAAGCGGGCTCGTGGGAGGTGGTCATGATGCGGTTGCGCAGGGTCAAATGCTTGAGGCGATAAGGCTGAAGTAGCGGATCGTTTTTCATATCGGTCTCGCAAACAGGTCATCAGGCACGGCAACAATAGGCCGCTGTGTACACAGGTGTCAACGCTCTTGACGCTAGTGTACAGTTGACCACGAAAAGCGAATTTACACAGGGAAGCAATGCCCATGAAAGCATCCACCTCAACGGCGGAACCGGCAGGCCGAGGCTCACTGGAA
Proteins encoded:
- a CDS encoding Xaa-Pro peptidase family protein produces the protein MHTGSDSIELLTALTERDLHFRSDAKVTDHALAPVDTALLDAYTAIDRKALRHYRLGRIREQLRAHDYAGILLADPINIRYATDTNNLGLWVMHSPSRYVFVATDGPVVLFEFTSSRHNSEHVEAIDEIRPAIPWLYFLAGPRVQEKAERWAQEVAELMARHGGGNRRLAVDRCDPWGAQRLTQKGIELFDAQPLMEQARLIKSAEEVASHQVSMGVCDLAIARMRASLVPGVTENQLWSIMHGTNVAHGGEWAESRLLSSGPRTNPWFQDATDKVIQAGEMVCFDTDMVGPGGYLSDISRSFVCPGKAPTTAQRDLLEIASQQINHNVELLRPGLSFREFAEHCWPVPKRFEHNRYMMMLHGVGLVDEYPSVAYAVDFAEWGYDGLFEENMVVSVESYIGEQGGGEGVKLEEQVLISANGPIKLSRTPLVDGDR
- a CDS encoding amino acid ABC transporter permease, whose translation is MQDILMMLLNGVPWTIAVTVLAFCVGVVLGFPICALRLSKVKPLRFLAAMLVLTLRSIPPIVWLFFIFFGIGGGYISLSPFTAAVVGLGLITAAHMSEVYRGAFAAIPPGQFEAAYVLNLSASQRFFDVVLPQLVRIAIPTSATYAIGLLKDSAVASTIGVGDVSFQAYQVSQQTFQGLSVYSTAALVYLVLSVPVALFSRWLSATLKQRIAR
- a CDS encoding amino acid ABC transporter ATP-binding protein; this translates as MSSITVIETAPALVPRPAASAEPFLRLEGIHKQFGPYPVLHDVCFEMRKGEVVAIIGPSGSGKSTLLRCINQLEPPTQGRVSMDGVHIEAGQSLPRAELLKLRRRIGMVFQSFNLFPHLTVLRNVSLAQIRTLGRSAKEADARSMQLLERVGLADKAQHYPARCSGGQQQRIAIARALALDPELMLFDEPTSALDPELGLEVLAVMKELASEGMSMIVVTHEMHFAETVSDRVVVMAEGRIIEQGPSQQVMRQPEHERVVQFLQAVRNR
- a CDS encoding NADH:flavin oxidoreductase, which produces MKNDPLLQPYRLKHLTLRNRIMTTSHEPAYPEDGMPKKLYRAYHVERAKAGVALTMTAGSAAISRDSPPVFNNILAYKDEVVGWMKDLTDECHEHGAAVMIQLTHLGRRTRWDKGDWLPVVSPSHNQEPAHRAFPKQLEHWDIDRIIRDYADAAERMKAAGLDGIELQAYGHLMDQFWSPLTNELDGPYGGSLQNRLRFTFDVLTAIRQRVGPEFIVGIRYTGDEVLAGGLQKEEGLQISQLLKDSGMIDFLNVIRGNIATDAGLTDIIPIQGMRNAPHLDFAGEIKALTDFPTFHAAKIPDVATARHAIASGLVDMVGMTRAHMTDPHIVRKIIEGREDDIRPCVGANYCLDRIYNAGAAYCIHNAATGRETTMPHEIPKAAKQRKVVIVGAGPGGLEAARVAGERGHEVVVYELADKPGGQIRLTAQSERRKEMISIIDWRMAQCERLGVKFHFNTWADTAMVLDENADVVIVATGGMPHTEVLEHGNQLLVSSWDIISGDVKPGRNVLVYDDAGDHAGLQAAEFIARSGAKTEIMTPDRSFAPEVMGMNLVPYMRSLQQLDTTFTVTYRLKAVVQQGDQLLATIGTDYSDLTKTRLVDQVVVNHGTRPLDELYFELKPLASNEGAVEYMDLIVGKPQTVASNPEGRFQLFRIGDAVASRNTHAAIYDALRLVKDL
- a CDS encoding ABC transporter substrate-binding protein codes for the protein MTRSFKRFTRWMLLCSTLAGAPYALAECTPANQFETITPGVLTVAAYVFPPYSIPGPNNQLSGVDGEIIKRIAERECLKVKTMVVDTAAVVQAVVAKRADVGIGDWYRTAERSKALGLSAPLYLDVMGIISDEGYSKISELDGKRIGTVQGYLWVDDLKKAFGDNLVLYPNPVAMAQDLASKRIQVGADSFAVGVSAQQKGAYPGKSIKVSEPDQRVKATLEPGQSAFPYTKANTALGEALGNNIQALHASGEIAEILAQFGLAREAAQVGEPRMIQ
- a CDS encoding amino acid ABC transporter permease, whose translation is MSELLTMWAQWLPELWKGFVLSMQVTAVSLGLGIVFGLVLALSVSAPSRWVRYPSLVIVELGRGAPVLILLQYFYFGLPSVNLTLTSFWAAVLAMAYCTAAYTSEIIRGGIEAVAPGQTEAAEVIGLNRFDALRFVILPQALRVALPSLLGFSIMMFQASSLCFTIALPEIVSRASSIGSSTFEYMPVLILAGLMYAAVCAPATLGVAALEKRLAPSQP